Part of the bacterium genome, GCCCGCGCGAACCCTACCTTTTGTGACCCCGCAAGAGACCGTCGCGCCGTCCCCGTCCCCGGGCGAACGCGTGGGGCGCGGCCAGGCCTCGGAGGCGGAGAAGGCCCGATACGTCCGCCGGATGTTCGGGGCGATCGCCCCACGCTACGACCTCCTCAACACCCTGCTCAGTGGGGGCCTCCATCGGCGGTGGAAGCGGTTCGCGGCGGCCCAGGCTCATGTGCCTCAGGGCGGCCGGGCCCTCGACGTCTGCTGCGGGACCGGGGATCTCGCCCTCCTCCTGGCCGGGCGTGCCGGCCCCCGCGGGAACGTGGTGGGGGTGGATATCGCTGAAGAGATGCTCCGGGTGGCCCGTCGGAAGGCGCACACGGCGGGGCTGGCCGGACGGGTGCGGTTCGCCTTGGGGGATGCCGAGGCGCTGGGGTTGCCCGATGGGGCGTTCGACGCAGCCACCGTCGCGTTCGGGGTGCGGAACACCATCCATCCGCAGGCCGCCCTCCTGGAGATCCGGCGGGTCCTGCGCCCCGGGGGGAGGCTGGTGGTGCTGGAGTTCAGCCGGCCGTACAACGCGGCCTGGGGATGGTTGTACAGCTGGTACTCCTTTACCCTGGTGCCCCGGGTCGGCCGGCTGGTGTCCCGCCACGCTGATGCCTATCTCTACCTGCCGACGTCGATTCGGGCGTGGCCCGACCAGGAGGGGTTCGCCGCGATGATGATCGGGGCGGGGTTCGGAGAGGTGCGGTATCACAGCCTGCTCGGGGGCGTCGCGGCGGTGCACGTGGGCGTCCGGCCTGCCGCCCTCCGCTAGGCGCAGGCCAACGGGGGTATGTGTATGGGGGAGCGTGAGAAGACGGGGGTGTTCCAAGTCGGGGCGCGCCAACTCCGGGACGTGGGGGAGGCGCTCCGGTACGTGTATGGGGCGTTGGCCGAACGTGGGTATAATCCAGTCGACCAGATCGTGGGCTTCCTGGTTTCGGGGGATCCGACCTACATCACCAGCCACAAGGACGCCCGAACGGTGATCCGCCAGATCGACCGCGACCGGCTGCTCGAGGAACTCGTCCGCTGCTACGTCCGCACAACCTTTGGGGGGACCGCCGATCAGCGCTAATGCCGTCGCCACGGACCGGACGATGGAGAAGCTCCTCATTGCCGGAGGCGCGCGCCTCTCGGGCCGCCTTCGGGTCGCCGGAGCGAAGAACAGCTCCCTCGCCATCATCGCCGCCGCCGCCCTTGCCCCCGACCGATCCACGCTGGAGAACGTGCCCCGCTGCCAGGACGTCCTGACCTTTCTGGAGATCCTGCGCTCGATCGGGGTGACCGCCGAGTTTACGGGGCCCGGCCGTCTGGAGCTTGATGCCCGCACGATCACCGACCACGTGGCGCCGTATGAGCTCTGCCGCCAGATGCGGGCTTCCATTTACATCGCCGGCACGCTGCTCGGACGTCTCGGCCGTGCGGAGGTGCCTCTGCCGGGAGGGTGCGTCATCGGCAGCCGGCCGGTGGATTTCCACATTCGCGGCTTCGAGACGCTGGGCGCACAGGTGGTCACCCAGCACGGCTTCCTCAAAGCCCATGCCGCCCGGCTCAGCGCCGCGACGTTCTACGTCCCGAGGAGCAGCATGGGCACGACCATCAACCTCATGCTCGCCGCCTCCCGCATCGCGGGCGCGACGATCCTCCAGAATGCCGCGCGGGAGCCGGAGATCGTCGACACCGCGGTGCTGCTGTCGTTGATGGGCGCCCACGTGCGGGGCGCGGGGACCAGCACCATTACGATCGAGGGATCCCGGGATCTGAAGGGGGCGACCTACACCATCATCCCCGACCGGATCGAGGCGGGTACCTACTTGATCGCCGCCGCTGCCACGCACGGCGACGTGCTAATCGAGGACATGATCAGCGAGCACATCACGGCCCTGCTCACGAAGCTGAGCGAGGCCGGCGCAACCGTGGCCGCCGACCCGACGGGCATCCGGGTTCAGGCGGATACCGACCTGCGGCCGATCGATGTCGACACGGCGCCGTATCCGGGGTTCGCGACCGACCTGCACCCCCAGCTCGCGGCGATGCTGGCTGTCGCGACCGGGCGGAGCGCGATCCGGGAGACCATTTTCGAGAGCCGGTTCGGGTACGCGGATGAACTGCGCCGGATGGGCGCCGACATCCGGGTGGAAGGGGACACCGCGACGATCACCGGCGTCCCGCACCTCTCGGGGGCCCCGCTCCAGGCCATGGACATCCGCGCCGGAGCGGCGCTGGTGATCGCGGGGCTCGAAGCCCGGGGGGAGACCCAGATCACCAACCTCGAGAATATCGACCGCGGGTACGAGGGGCTCGAGCAGAAACTCCGCACGCTCGGCGCGAACGTCCAGCGCGTCCCGGCCTGACCCGTCCCTTCGGCAAAGGGCAGCCCACCTTGGTAGTCGTCCTAGAAGCGCGCCGCTCGATGCGAACGACCGGCTACGACGACCTCCGCCGCCGGTGCTAGCCGGCCACGCGCGTTTTTGCCCTCCGGCGCGCGTCTGCCCATCCGACGCCTGTACGTACTAGAGCGTATGATATGCTATCCGCCAGAATGGATTGGCATGCGACCGCGCTTGGCCCACACGTCGTCGGGGCTGCGTCGAATGGCCGCCCGCAGCATCGCGAGAGCGGCATGTCGCTGGTTCTTTAGTGCGGACCGTAGCGCTCCGATGGCAATCGTCCCATCGCGTGACCGTTCTCGCTGATTCATAGCACCACTCCTGCTGCTAACACGAGCGCTCTGGACTGTCTCCCATGACTGATCCTTCAAAGGCAATGCTATTGGATTCGGCAACGGAACCGCATGCTTCGGTTTCGCCACCTGAGGGAACGGCCCAACAGGTGTCAGGAGAATTCTACCTCCTCGCGCCGCGCTCATCCCAGATTCTTAGCGAAATGCGCGGGGGGGATCTCTGTCGCATCCCTTTCCTGATATACTTCGGGGGGGGGCGAGTAGCTCAGCGGTAGAGCGCCTCGCTTACACCGAG contains:
- the ubiE gene encoding bifunctional demethylmenaquinone methyltransferase/2-methoxy-6-polyprenyl-1,4-benzoquinol methylase UbiE; this encodes MGRGQASEAEKARYVRRMFGAIAPRYDLLNTLLSGGLHRRWKRFAAAQAHVPQGGRALDVCCGTGDLALLLAGRAGPRGNVVGVDIAEEMLRVARRKAHTAGLAGRVRFALGDAEALGLPDGAFDAATVAFGVRNTIHPQAALLEIRRVLRPGGRLVVLEFSRPYNAAWGWLYSWYSFTLVPRVGRLVSRHADAYLYLPTSIRAWPDQEGFAAMMIGAGFGEVRYHSLLGGVAAVHVGVRPAALR
- a CDS encoding IreB family regulatory phosphoprotein, whose product is MGEREKTGVFQVGARQLRDVGEALRYVYGALAERGYNPVDQIVGFLVSGDPTYITSHKDARTVIRQIDRDRLLEELVRCYVRTTFGGTADQR
- the murA gene encoding UDP-N-acetylglucosamine 1-carboxyvinyltransferase — encoded protein: MEKLLIAGGARLSGRLRVAGAKNSSLAIIAAAALAPDRSTLENVPRCQDVLTFLEILRSIGVTAEFTGPGRLELDARTITDHVAPYELCRQMRASIYIAGTLLGRLGRAEVPLPGGCVIGSRPVDFHIRGFETLGAQVVTQHGFLKAHAARLSAATFYVPRSSMGTTINLMLAASRIAGATILQNAAREPEIVDTAVLLSLMGAHVRGAGTSTITIEGSRDLKGATYTIIPDRIEAGTYLIAAAATHGDVLIEDMISEHITALLTKLSEAGATVAADPTGIRVQADTDLRPIDVDTAPYPGFATDLHPQLAAMLAVATGRSAIRETIFESRFGYADELRRMGADIRVEGDTATITGVPHLSGAPLQAMDIRAGAALVIAGLEARGETQITNLENIDRGYEGLEQKLRTLGANVQRVPA